Proteins co-encoded in one Bubalus bubalis isolate 160015118507 breed Murrah chromosome 7, NDDB_SH_1, whole genome shotgun sequence genomic window:
- the NAA11 gene encoding N-alpha-acetyltransferase 11 — translation MNIRNARPDDLMNMQHCNLLCLPENYQMKYYFYHGLSWPQLSYIAEDEDGKIVGYVLAKMEEDPDDVPHGHITSLAVKRSHRRLGLAQKLMDQASRAMTENFSAKYVSLHVRKSNRAALHLYSNTLNFQISEVEPRYYADGEDAYAMKRDLSQMADELRRQLQLKKGGYVVLGSRENQETQGSTLPGSEMACQEEKNPATDGSGSDSKEPSESTESPDAQDNSEDSNSTS, via the coding sequence ATGAACATCCGCAATGCTCGGCCAGACGACCTGATGAACATGCAACATTGCAACCTCCTTTGCCTTCCCGAGAACTACCAGATGAAATACTATTTCTACCATGGCCTTTCTTGGCCCCAGCTCTCTTACATCGCTGAGGACGAGGACGGGAAGATTGTGGGCTACGTCCTGGCCAAAATGGAGGAAGACCCAGATGATGTCCCTCACGGACACATAACCTCACTGGCTGTGAAGCGTTCCCACCGGCGCCTGGGCCTAGCCCAGAAGCTTATGGACCAGGCCTCCAGGGCCATGACTGAGAACTTTAGTGCCAAGTACGTGTCCCTGCACGTCAGGAAGAGTAACCGGGCAGCCTTGCACCTCTATTCTAACACTCTTAACTTTCAGATTAGTGAGGTGGAACCCAGATACTATGCAGATGGAGAAGATGCTTATGCTATGAAGCGGGATTTGTCGCAGATGGCAGATGAGCTGAGGAGGCAGTTACAGCTGAAGAAGGGCGGGTATGTGGTGCTGGGCTCCAGGGAGAACCAGGAGACCCAGGGCAGCACACTTCCTGGTTCCGAAATGGCCTGTCAAGAGGAGAAGAACCCGGCCACTGATGGTAGCGGGAGTGACAGCAAGGAACCCAGTGAATCCACGGAAAGCCCCGATGCCCAGGACAATTCAGAAGACTCCAACTCCACCTCCTAG